A genomic segment from Mercenaria mercenaria strain notata unplaced genomic scaffold, MADL_Memer_1 contig_883, whole genome shotgun sequence encodes:
- the LOC128554934 gene encoding uncharacterized protein LOC128554934 gives MIICNYLYSLLQEVSPGTCTTIVSIAKYSAEEYALVEEIFQNYERTAGAGKSIPVKLFRLLQGRVLLPEKTRLLIKARDEGISNATTSAEALKKTKIIQNNVVTCLNAKDWQQAKTHYPSYTSDEVLDIYAGLRMQNNIPRPLLEFLKNAEEDQTPPVHPDRLSVNIEIKYDGGEICCEDIKQKYEKKIKTEIFKDMVKKRKLNEEE, from the exons ATGATAATATGCAACTACTTGTATTCCCTACTACAGGAGGTTTCACCAGGAACGTGTACAACAATTGTGTCCATTGCAAAGTACTCGGCAGAAGAGTATGCTTTGGTTGAAGAGATATTCCAGAATTATGAGAGAACAGCAGGAGCAGGGAAAAGTATTCCTGTTAAG TTATTCCGCCTGCTCCAAGGACGTGTACTATTGCCAGAGAAAACAAGACTGTTGATAAAAGCCAGAGATGAAGGAATCTCTAATGCCACCACTTCAGCAGAAGCCTTGAAGAAGACGAAAATCATACAAAATAATGTGGTGACATGCTTGAATGCTAAAGACTGGCAGCAAGCTAAGACTCACTATCCCAGCTATACATCCGATGAAGTGTTAGATATTTATGCGG GGCTACGAATGCAGAATAACATTCCAAGACCACTACTAGAATTCTTAAAGAACGCAGAAGAGGACCAGACACCGCCAGTACATCCCGATAGGCTCTCAGTCAACATTGAAATTAAATATGACGGTGGAGAAATTTGTTGCGAAGATATAAAgcagaaatatgagaaaaaaataaaaactgaaatttttaaagaCATGGTGAAGAAAAGGAAACTCAATGAAGAAGAATAA